The Methanocella sp. genome contains the following window.
CGGCCGTGAACCTTTCCTGGGGTGCCGACCGTGTGCTGACGAAGGCGCTCACCGGCAGGGACCGGGCGGAAATAGAAACATTAGCCCTGGCTGAGGCAAAGGCGCTGGCGGACGAGGACGTGGCGCAGTGCAGGGCCATCGGCGAGCACGGCGCTGCGCTGTTGCGCTCGGGCGACACGGTCATGACACATTGTAACGCGGGCCGGCTGGCGTGCGTCGACTGGGGCACCGCCCTGGGCGTGATACGCTCCGCCATCGAGCAGGGAAAGGATATCAAGGTCATCTCCTGCGAGACGCGGCCCCTGAACCAGGGGAGCCGCATCACCTGCTTCGAGCTGATGGAGGACCGCATACCGGTCACGCTAATCACGGACAGCATGGCGGGCCACGTGATGCGCCAGGGCAAAGTGGACAAAGTCATCGTCGGCGCCGACCGCATCGTCGAGGACGCCGTCTTCAACAAGATCGGCACCTACTCGCACTCCGTCCTTGCTAAGGCCCACGGTATCCCTTTCTACGTGGCGGCACCGCTCTCGACGTTCGACTTCCGCCATGCGGAAAAGGACGTGGTGATCGAGGAGCGCGACCCGGAGGAATTGAGGCGCTGGAATGGCACGCAGATAGCGCCCGCGGGCGTGCCGGCATTTAATCCGGCGTTCGACGCGACGCCGATGGAGAACGTCACTGCCGTCATCACCGAGCAGGGAGTTTTCAAGCCGCCACTGCCCTTTACCGGGCTGAAGAAAAGTTCAAGCCTAAAACGATATATAAAGGATAAGCCTGAGGGAGTCCGGGATGGCA
Protein-coding sequences here:
- a CDS encoding S-methyl-5-thioribose-1-phosphate isomerase, coding for MLMRTIDWSDEKGCVTIIDQTALPLKLALIDIYHINALNDAILRLKVRGAPALGAAGGFGVALLARTIKAEDYREELIKETESLKRVRPTAVNLSWGADRVLTKALTGRDRAEIETLALAEAKALADEDVAQCRAIGEHGAALLRSGDTVMTHCNAGRLACVDWGTALGVIRSAIEQGKDIKVISCETRPLNQGSRITCFELMEDRIPVTLITDSMAGHVMRQGKVDKVIVGADRIVEDAVFNKIGTYSHSVLAKAHGIPFYVAAPLSTFDFRHAEKDVVIEERDPEELRRWNGTQIAPAGVPAFNPAFDATPMENVTAVITEQGVFKPPLPFTGLKKSSSLKRYIKDKPEGVRDGI